The following coding sequences are from one Plasmodium gaboni strain SY75 chromosome 10, whole genome shotgun sequence window:
- a CDS encoding putative cytochrome c oxidase copper chaperone: MGMSLNKPINNTNEANKGEVKKKKICCVCLETKKLRDECIIKLGEDQCKKFIDDHNKCLRSEGFDIK, translated from the coding sequence atggGTATGAGCTTGAACAAACCAATAAATAACACGAATGAAGCAAATAAAGGAGaagttaaaaaaaaaaaaatttgttGTGTTTGTTTAGAAACCAAAAAGTTGAGAGATGaatgtattattaaattGGGTGAAGATCAGTGTAAGAAATTTATCGATGATCATAATAAATGTTTAAGGAGTGAAGGTTTTGATATTAAATAG
- a CDS encoding hypothetical protein (conserved Plasmodium protein, unknown function): MVLFQNRKIFGSFKYTHLIINYYTPFPIYNINYKLNKVINQFHTKSKINICQYKNNTNHWIFLKCNNLFKRFYNPRANINWTLIRFRHRVSQLRKKKLKYKNHSKVALRFRLTKFGWERLQSGRNASKKNLSTKKYYEKMKIKYVSRDDVKKFKFQMPSYVLRIRDSPVDYNPNIMRARKFLPTHFG; the protein is encoded by the coding sequence ATGGTACTTTTTcaaaatagaaaaatatttggaagttttaaatatactcatttaataataaattattacaCACCCTTTCcaatatataacataaattataaattgAACAAGGTTATTAATCAGTTCCATACGaaaagtaaaataaatatatgccaatataaaaataatactaATCATTggatatttttaaaatgcAATAATCTTTTTAAACGATTTTATAATCCTAGAGCGAATATTAATTGGACACTTATTCGTTTTAGACATAGAGTATCAcaattaagaaaaaaaaaattaaaatataaaaatcatTCTAAAGTTGCTTTGCGTTTTCGTTTAACAAAGTTTGGATGGGAAAGATTGCAATCTGGAAGAAATGCTAGTAAGAAAAATTTATCAaccaaaaaatattatgaaaaaatgaaaataaagTATGTTTCAAGAGATGATgttaaaaaattcaaatTTCAAATGCCCAGTTATGTATTACGAATAAGAGATTCACCGGTTGACTATAATCCTAATATAATGAGGGCTCGGAAATTTTTACCTACACATTTTggttaa
- a CDS encoding hypothetical protein (conserved Plasmodium protein, unknown function), whose translation MTKYNLIFKKNWFAKSIFGTVGFFVLLDQLARYQYNIPEYRNPNLTMWSWWLEKVNLKRLGVDKEDN comes from the exons ATgacaaaatataatttaatttttaaaaaaaattggTTTGCAAAAAGTATTTTTGGAACTGTTGGATTTTTCGTTCTTTTAGACCAGCTAGCCAGata TCAATATAACATACCAGAATATAGGAATCCAAATTTAACCATGTGGTCTTGGTGGTTAGAAAAAGTTAACTTAAAAAG GCTAGGTGTTGATAAAGAGGATAATTAA